A section of the Thermoplasmata archaeon genome encodes:
- the acnA gene encoding aconitate hydratase AcnA — protein sequence MKNDYQYIEEFKIGNKTYRYFSLPALKKQGYEISKMPVSLRIILESMIRNLDEKSIKSSEIENLLNWPKNDHSSEISFKVSRVIMQDFTGVPAVADLAAMKDAVRVLNKDPEIIEPLVPVDLVIDHSIQVDQYGTLDAIRFNENKEFERNKERYKFLKWAQSAFKTLKIIPPSNGIIHQINLEYLAKVAIVNNKNADYVYPDTLVGTDSHTTMISGLGIVGWGVGGIEAEAAMLGQPVTFTVPEVIGVNLHGKLQPGITATDLVLNLTALLRKQNVVGKFLEFFGSGIKELSVPDRATISNMCPEYGATLALFPIDDRTLDYLFLTGRSKEQIDLIKKYYQSQELFGVQEGIVYNQVIDVDLSKIKTVISGPSLPQQKVDIDKTKDSFMTFINSAGSKALKTDDVSLPDHIVSWHNNGGDLDINEKNTNIKKETVSLSDGDVVIAAITSCTNTSNPSVMIAAGLVAKKAVERGLKVSKKVKTSLAPGSRVVSEYLEKSGLQKYLDMLGFNVVGYGCTTCIGNSGPLLPEIEDAIVKNKLSTVAVLSGNRNFEARIHKNVRANYLMSPPLVVTFALAGTILKDISTEPIANDQNGKPVFLKDIWPTNKEIEEVLNKYINREMFIEEYENIYKHNEKWNSLESKSGNIYKWDDQSTYIRKPPFFDAFKPHEIKYESEIKDCRPLLVLGDSVTTDHISPAGSISKDSPAGKYLIEHGVNPQDFNSYGSRRGNHEVMMRGTFSNTRIKNKMVSKEGGFTKKLPEKVEMYVYDAAMEYMKQKVPVIVFAGVEYGTGSSRDWAAKGTYLLGVKAVIAKSFERIHRSNLVGMGVLPLQFNEGEDIATLNADVEQLFTIKLPENLKPGSNATMFYTDMKGSKKSANLKIRLDSEVEIDYYKSGGILQYVLNKLL from the coding sequence ATGAAAAATGATTATCAGTACATTGAAGAGTTTAAAATAGGTAATAAAACTTACAGATATTTTTCACTACCGGCACTGAAAAAACAGGGATATGAAATATCAAAAATGCCAGTTTCTCTTAGGATTATATTAGAATCTATGATCAGAAATCTTGATGAAAAGAGTATTAAATCCTCAGAAATAGAGAACTTGTTGAACTGGCCAAAAAATGATCACTCTAGTGAAATTTCATTTAAAGTTTCAAGAGTTATAATGCAGGATTTTACAGGAGTACCTGCTGTTGCAGACCTGGCAGCAATGAAAGATGCAGTAAGGGTACTGAACAAAGATCCAGAAATAATTGAGCCATTGGTTCCTGTGGACCTGGTTATTGATCATTCTATACAGGTGGATCAATATGGCACATTAGATGCTATAAGATTTAATGAGAATAAAGAATTCGAGAGAAATAAAGAACGATACAAGTTTCTGAAATGGGCTCAGAGTGCATTTAAAACATTGAAGATCATTCCCCCGTCTAACGGTATAATTCATCAGATCAATTTAGAGTACCTGGCAAAAGTGGCGATCGTTAATAATAAAAATGCAGATTATGTCTATCCAGACACACTTGTGGGAACCGATTCACACACTACAATGATCAGTGGTCTTGGCATTGTCGGCTGGGGCGTTGGAGGTATAGAGGCTGAGGCCGCTATGCTTGGGCAGCCAGTAACATTTACAGTGCCGGAAGTAATCGGTGTGAACCTGCACGGAAAGTTGCAACCTGGGATCACTGCTACAGATCTTGTATTGAATTTAACAGCACTTTTAAGAAAGCAGAACGTTGTGGGCAAGTTTTTGGAATTTTTTGGGAGCGGCATAAAAGAGTTGTCTGTACCAGATCGGGCAACTATTTCCAATATGTGCCCGGAATACGGTGCAACGCTTGCATTGTTTCCGATAGATGACAGGACGCTAGATTATCTGTTTTTAACCGGCAGAAGCAAGGAACAAATTGACTTAATAAAAAAATATTATCAATCTCAGGAATTATTCGGCGTACAAGAAGGTATAGTGTACAATCAGGTAATTGACGTAGATTTATCTAAAATAAAAACTGTTATTTCAGGACCTTCACTACCACAGCAGAAAGTGGATATAGACAAAACAAAAGATAGTTTTATGACCTTTATAAACAGTGCAGGATCAAAAGCACTCAAAACAGATGATGTTAGTTTGCCAGACCACATTGTTTCCTGGCATAATAATGGCGGAGACCTTGATATTAATGAAAAAAACACAAACATTAAAAAAGAAACGGTCAGCCTTTCAGACGGCGATGTTGTAATAGCGGCCATAACAAGCTGCACAAACACCAGCAATCCTTCTGTGATGATTGCTGCAGGTTTAGTGGCAAAAAAAGCTGTAGAAAGAGGGCTCAAAGTCAGTAAAAAAGTAAAGACTAGCTTGGCCCCGGGGTCCAGAGTAGTTTCTGAGTATCTAGAAAAATCAGGGCTGCAGAAGTATCTTGATATGCTTGGGTTCAATGTTGTCGGATATGGCTGTACCACATGTATCGGTAATTCAGGCCCACTGCTACCTGAAATAGAAGATGCAATTGTAAAAAATAAGTTAAGTACAGTCGCTGTACTTTCTGGCAATAGAAATTTCGAAGCCAGGATACATAAAAATGTCAGGGCTAATTATCTAATGTCGCCACCACTGGTGGTTACGTTCGCTCTCGCAGGAACAATACTGAAAGATATATCTACCGAGCCAATAGCCAATGACCAAAATGGAAAACCAGTATTTTTGAAGGATATATGGCCTACAAACAAGGAGATAGAAGAGGTGCTTAATAAATATATTAACAGAGAGATGTTTATCGAAGAATATGAAAATATATATAAACATAATGAGAAATGGAACAGCCTAGAATCCAAATCTGGAAATATTTATAAATGGGATGATCAGAGTACGTACATAAGAAAACCCCCATTTTTTGATGCTTTTAAGCCCCATGAAATAAAGTACGAATCTGAGATAAAAGACTGCAGACCATTGCTGGTTCTAGGAGATTCAGTTACGACCGATCACATCTCTCCGGCAGGATCAATATCGAAAGACAGTCCTGCCGGCAAGTATCTGATTGAACATGGTGTAAATCCTCAGGATTTCAATTCTTACGGTTCTAGACGCGGGAACCATGAAGTAATGATGCGTGGCACATTCTCAAATACCAGAATAAAAAACAAGATGGTCTCGAAAGAAGGAGGCTTTACTAAAAAGCTGCCTGAAAAAGTAGAAATGTATGTTTACGATGCAGCGATGGAGTACATGAAACAGAAGGTTCCAGTAATTGTATTTGCAGGAGTGGAATATGGAACTGGAAGCTCGAGAGACTGGGCTGCGAAAGGTACTTATCTGTTAGGAGTAAAGGCAGTAATAGCAAAGAGCTTTGAGAGAATACATAGAAGTAACTTAGTAGGAATGGGAGTTTTGCCGCTGCAGTTTAATGAAGGGGAAGACATAGCTACTTTAAATGCAGATGTTGAACAATTGTTTACGATTAAGTTACCTGAAAATCTAAAGCCAGGTTCTAATGCTACAATGTTTTATACGGACATGAAAGGCTCAAAAAAATCTGCAAATTTAAAGATAAGATTAGATTCAGAGGTGGAAATTGATTATTACAAATCTGGCGGAATTTTGCAGTATGTGCTGAATAAACTTTTGTAA
- a CDS encoding FAD-dependent oxidoreductase produces MRILILGGGAAGSIVANRVANELLGNIEYNDVEVIVLDKSENHYYQPGYLFVALGEEEPEHFIRKERDLLDERVQFYSGDNGEVVKIMPNDKKVQTKDGKIWDYDILVIAMGVYPDHDAIPGYREGAHSFYTLDDAIKLREAINSFQSGKIVVHVSSIPYKCPVAQYEIIFALHDRLKKENKKVDFEYVFPLPGTHQHPVVSPIGEKWMKEKGIKITSPFNVTKIDPANKVMYSKEGKEVKYDLLISIPPNKSADVVRSSGLASMWIPTDPYTMKSKQYDNIYVLGDNTDIPNVAKAGSVAEYEAAVAAKNIIATIKKTGMLYKYNGAAYCFIMHDMDKAGYLYMDYFTPPIVSLPSKYAKWLKLAYNELYWSMSVKSEL; encoded by the coding sequence ATGAGAATTTTAATTTTAGGTGGCGGTGCTGCTGGCAGCATAGTTGCAAATAGAGTTGCAAATGAGTTGCTAGGCAATATAGAATACAACGATGTAGAGGTGATAGTGCTTGACAAAAGTGAAAATCACTATTATCAGCCAGGGTACCTGTTTGTAGCCCTGGGAGAAGAAGAACCAGAACACTTTATAAGAAAAGAGCGGGATCTGCTTGATGAGCGGGTACAATTTTACTCTGGCGATAATGGAGAAGTAGTAAAAATTATGCCAAACGATAAGAAAGTACAGACAAAAGATGGAAAAATCTGGGACTATGACATTCTTGTAATAGCAATGGGAGTGTATCCAGATCATGACGCTATTCCTGGCTATAGAGAAGGAGCTCACTCGTTCTATACACTTGACGATGCAATCAAGCTCAGAGAGGCTATAAACAGCTTCCAATCTGGAAAGATCGTGGTTCATGTTTCATCAATTCCATATAAATGTCCTGTTGCACAGTATGAAATAATTTTTGCATTACATGATCGATTAAAGAAAGAAAATAAAAAGGTGGATTTTGAATATGTATTTCCTTTACCCGGAACTCATCAGCATCCAGTGGTAAGCCCGATTGGAGAGAAATGGATGAAAGAGAAAGGAATAAAGATTACATCTCCATTCAATGTTACGAAGATAGATCCTGCAAATAAAGTAATGTATTCAAAAGAGGGAAAAGAGGTAAAATACGACCTACTGATCTCTATACCTCCAAACAAATCTGCAGACGTTGTAAGGAGCTCTGGATTGGCATCAATGTGGATTCCGACAGACCCATATACAATGAAATCAAAACAATATGATAATATCTATGTTCTAGGGGATAACACAGACATTCCGAACGTTGCAAAAGCAGGTTCTGTAGCTGAATATGAAGCTGCTGTAGCAGCCAAAAATATTATTGCGACAATCAAGAAAACAGGAATGTTATACAAATATAATGGCGCTGCTTATTGCTTTATAATGCATGATATGGACAAAGCCGGTTATCTTTACATGGATTACTTTACTCCTCCAATCGTATCATTACCATCAAAATATGCAAAATGGCTAAAGCTTGCTTACAACGAACTGTACTGGAGCATGTCTGTAAAGTCTGAACTATGA
- a CDS encoding FAD-binding oxidoreductase — translation MNNKLFALWGEESRSSDSSPKLYEYIYKQFNVNGNNIIWDGYYSPSSLSIDDNLKKQLLNCITEDKISFDVKDRFYHSIGKAASEYIKLMNGEKIEIVDAVIYPTEEQVPSLFKNLGKDIEIVIFGGGSSVTEGLTPKKKKKYSVSLDIKNFRDFKINKESLVLETGTGFTGPELEKKLNSENLTLGHFPESFEHSTIGGWIATNAAGQESNRYGKMKDMVIGVKMITPTGTYTDHPVPAESAFFKVSDLAVGSEGAYGLITKAWLKVNPVPRNRYFHSYMFHSFMDGIEALRDEFRHGNFPMVSRLSDETETALSMLAIKDSFLTNLFKRYLNMRNVLEKSALLILIDDKKRSYKSFKKGVSIGSAPAKFWYKTRYDRPYMYNELLKRGIVAETIETSMLWGSVNTLYNNVIQAFKDATSKNNIQGIIMSHASHEYKSGTALYFTFLFYTEQDKEKVLFLLRSTVLDAILRSGGSISHHHGIGTMLGKELKEYKGETYKLIRLIKENVDPQNIINSGILYD, via the coding sequence ATGAATAACAAACTTTTTGCATTATGGGGTGAAGAGTCAAGATCCTCAGATTCGTCCCCAAAACTCTATGAATATATATATAAGCAATTTAATGTAAATGGAAATAATATCATCTGGGATGGCTATTATTCTCCTTCTTCTTTATCAATCGATGACAATTTAAAAAAGCAGCTATTAAACTGTATAACTGAGGACAAAATCTCATTTGATGTTAAAGACCGATTTTATCATTCTATCGGAAAGGCTGCGTCAGAATATATAAAATTAATGAATGGCGAAAAAATAGAGATTGTAGATGCTGTTATCTACCCGACTGAGGAGCAGGTGCCCTCTCTTTTCAAGAACCTAGGCAAAGACATTGAGATCGTGATATTTGGAGGTGGCAGTTCTGTAACAGAAGGTCTCACGCCGAAAAAAAAGAAGAAATATTCAGTTAGTTTGGACATCAAAAATTTCAGAGATTTCAAAATAAACAAAGAGTCTCTTGTATTGGAAACTGGCACTGGATTTACTGGGCCGGAGCTGGAAAAGAAATTAAACAGTGAAAATTTAACGCTCGGGCATTTTCCAGAGTCGTTTGAACATTCTACTATCGGAGGATGGATTGCTACCAATGCTGCCGGGCAAGAGTCAAATAGATACGGTAAAATGAAAGATATGGTTATAGGAGTGAAAATGATAACTCCAACAGGTACATACACAGATCATCCTGTACCTGCAGAATCCGCTTTTTTCAAAGTTTCTGATCTGGCAGTAGGCAGCGAAGGGGCGTACGGGTTGATTACCAAAGCATGGTTAAAAGTAAATCCTGTTCCACGCAACAGATATTTTCACAGTTATATGTTTCATTCGTTCATGGACGGAATAGAAGCGTTGAGAGATGAGTTTAGACATGGCAATTTTCCTATGGTTTCAAGGTTATCAGACGAAACAGAAACAGCACTTTCAATGCTTGCTATCAAAGATAGCTTTTTAACAAACCTTTTCAAAAGATACCTGAATATGAGAAATGTGCTAGAAAAAAGCGCATTGTTGATCCTGATAGACGATAAAAAAAGATCATATAAATCATTTAAAAAAGGAGTGTCCATAGGCTCTGCGCCAGCAAAGTTCTGGTACAAAACCAGGTATGACAGACCCTACATGTACAACGAGCTTTTAAAGAGAGGAATTGTTGCAGAGACAATAGAAACGTCTATGCTATGGGGCTCTGTAAACACACTTTACAATAATGTTATACAAGCTTTTAAAGATGCAACTTCAAAAAACAATATTCAGGGCATAATAATGAGCCATGCTTCTCATGAATACAAATCTGGGACTGCCCTATATTTCACGTTTCTCTTTTATACAGAGCAGGATAAAGAAAAAGTGTTATTTTTACTAAGAAGCACGGTGCTTGATGCTATTTTGAGATCTGGCGGATCTATATCGCATCATCATGGAATAGGCACAATGCTGGGCAAAGAGCTGAAAGAGTACAAAGGAGAAACATACAAACTGATAAGATTGATAAAGGAAAACGTAGATCCGCAAAACATCATTAATTCAGGGATATTATATGATTAA
- a CDS encoding glycerol-3-phosphate dehydrogenase/oxidase, which produces MINQMDERNKIVNSMSGGVDVLIVGGGITGAGVLNLLSSIGISCALIESEDFARGTSCRSSKLIHGGLRYLAHGNISIVRQSVKERDFLIKNSDAVKKIGFMIPIDSYSWSKSSLGFGLKLYSLFSKNIKAKWMTKDEIIKEEPIFENIDFRGAYVYAEGIANDARLVINTILSAEKNGARILNHAELKSIVFEDLAREAVVLDKISNKEFNVPFKFMVNATGPWIANLFEQFKSKYAYAEKLKENLKLSKGAHIMISKKLFPINNGIAVRSPVDKRQIFIIPRGEVLLIGTTETYFNGDLNDPEVDENDVKYLIDSVKNYIPALSEKDVISVFAGVRPLFGKSQDLGDISREYKVFRTGNIINIMGGKLTTFRTVSMKVSKIIEKEMGLKKEPFMQFSYRREIDSRKTELSKLLIDNNLPVTDDSITFAYDIIYEHAYHIEDILWRREGVAIFSTDGGMSKLDLCSEVLKKLLGYDDAAIKRDVSDYIKALSVRQKFM; this is translated from the coding sequence ATGATTAATCAAATGGATGAGAGAAACAAAATTGTAAATTCGATGAGCGGGGGCGTGGATGTGCTGATAGTAGGTGGTGGCATTACAGGCGCTGGAGTTTTAAATTTACTTTCAAGCATTGGCATCAGCTGTGCTTTGATCGAATCTGAAGATTTTGCAAGAGGCACTAGCTGCAGGTCTTCAAAACTGATACATGGAGGTCTGAGATACCTGGCTCATGGAAACATATCAATTGTCAGGCAATCTGTCAAAGAGCGAGATTTTCTTATTAAAAACTCGGATGCTGTAAAGAAGATAGGATTTATGATTCCGATCGATTCATATTCATGGTCCAAGAGTTCGCTGGGGTTTGGCCTCAAGTTATACAGCTTGTTTTCTAAAAACATCAAAGCAAAATGGATGACCAAAGATGAGATAATAAAGGAAGAGCCTATTTTTGAAAATATTGATTTTAGAGGTGCATATGTATATGCTGAGGGCATAGCCAATGATGCCAGGCTGGTAATAAACACAATTCTTAGCGCTGAAAAGAACGGTGCCAGAATACTGAACCATGCAGAATTGAAATCGATAGTTTTTGAAGATCTTGCAAGAGAGGCGGTCGTATTAGACAAGATAAGCAATAAAGAGTTCAATGTTCCATTCAAGTTTATGGTTAATGCCACGGGGCCTTGGATTGCAAATCTTTTTGAGCAGTTTAAAAGCAAGTATGCGTATGCTGAAAAATTGAAAGAGAATTTGAAGCTCAGCAAAGGAGCACATATAATGATCAGCAAAAAGTTATTTCCCATAAACAATGGAATAGCAGTCAGATCCCCGGTCGATAAAAGGCAGATTTTCATAATACCAAGGGGTGAAGTATTACTGATAGGAACTACCGAAACATATTTTAATGGAGATTTAAACGATCCAGAAGTGGATGAAAACGATGTTAAGTACCTGATCGATTCTGTCAAAAACTATATTCCAGCACTGTCAGAAAAAGACGTAATATCTGTATTTGCAGGAGTAAGACCATTATTTGGAAAGAGCCAGGATCTCGGAGACATAAGCAGGGAATATAAAGTGTTCAGGACCGGCAATATCATAAATATCATGGGCGGGAAACTAACCACGTTCAGAACTGTGTCAATGAAGGTTTCGAAAATCATAGAAAAAGAGATGGGCCTAAAAAAGGAGCCTTTCATGCAATTTTCATACCGGAGAGAAATAGATTCTAGAAAAACAGAGCTTTCAAAACTGCTGATTGATAATAATTTGCCAGTCACAGATGATTCAATAACTTTTGCATACGATATTATTTACGAACATGCATATCATATCGAGGATATATTATGGAGAAGAGAAGGGGTTGCAATATTCTCGACGGATGGTGGAATGTCTAAGCTAGATCTCTGTTCTGAGGTCTTGAAAAAGTTGCTTGGCTACGATGATGCAGCAATTAAGAGAGATGTAAGCGATTATATAAAAGCGCTAAGTGTAAGACAAAAATTTATGTAG